A region from the Gossypium hirsutum isolate 1008001.06 chromosome A08, Gossypium_hirsutum_v2.1, whole genome shotgun sequence genome encodes:
- the LOC107891332 gene encoding ATP-dependent zinc metalloprotease FTSH 8, mitochondrial: protein MATETLDDKKSEEEEVKDKENEEGSKEEVTAKLLEFLESPHATTDVLLADKEQKGKKRKATPSKNIGSAEALDTSAKNVKTFKDVKGCDDAKQELEEVVEYLKNPSKFIINGASMKVGFLNFFAQGLVSVR from the exons ATGGCGACGGAAACCCTAGATGACAAGAAATCGGAGGAAGAGGAGGTGAAAGATAAAGAAAACGAAGAGGGAAGTAAGGAGGAAGTCACTGCCAAATTATTGGAATTTTTGGAATCCCCTCATGCTACTACAGATGTTCTTCTTGCTGACAAGGAACAG AAGGGTAAAAAGCGTAAGGCTACACCAAGCAAAAATATTGGTTCTGCGGAGGCATTGGATACATCAGCCAAG AATGTTAAGACATTTAAAGATGTCAAAGGCTGTGATGATGCAAAACAAGAGCTTGAAGAAGTAGTGGAGTATCTCAAAAACCCATCAAAGTTCATTATAAATGGTGCAA gcatgaaggtaggctttttaaattttttcgctCAAGGATTAGTTTCTGTTCGATAA